ATACCGAGATCATATGCAGTTAGCGCTCTGGCTTGACCTTGAAATGATACAAGTCCTATTTTTGGCGCAATACTTAGACTCTTATCATGCAAGTAACGGTATTTCCTGTCTACTAGGCGCCCGGAGGCCTAAGATAGCGCTTTCATTGTCCAGCAGAAGTGCCATTAGtagcacaagtcctagttttaTTGTTCGACTTTGATTAATGGGTAATCGTAATTTGCAAAGTATGTCAAACAAGTTTGAGGTCGCAAACAGTCTGACTGAAGCCAGCCCCTACTACATGTAATTCACTTCATTCACAACGAAGTGAATTAGTAGGGGCTGGCTTTAGTCAGACTGAGGTCGCAAAAAGACGGACAAAAAATCTGCGAATAAGCGGGGTGAATCGTCAGTCAAAGTCGAACAGACGACAAAACTGGGTTGCTATTTTGCGGGGTGTTTCCCCTAccttttcgttattttgagaCAAAATTCAACAGAACCCAAGTTGTCCTTCTGTCATATTTACTGCTCTGTCGTCTTTTCGCCCCAAAATAACGTAGAGGCGATAAAGCTGAAAAGAAGACATGAAAGTTTCACAAAGGATTAAACAATTTCTATTGAATTTTGATCCTGACCTCTTCGTCCTCTCCCTTGGCAATGTATGATGTTATACCTCCACACTCCGTGTCCCAACCTTCAACAGATGTATAAAGTGCATGAGTGATTCTCGGCACAAGTCTTACAAACGGAACTTAAACCCACCTCTACCACAACGCTTGAACATTCGAGGAAAGGAAGGAGGAGGTGAGGGGGTTTGATATGTAAGGAATAAATGGAGTGTTATAACAAATACGCAAAAATCCCGAGATTGAAAAATGTCGAAATTATATGAATTCTggaaatgtatttttcaaagggATGAGGGTAGACTCTCCTTACAAAGGTCTTTTGAGCGTATCTATTGAAGATGGTAGCATACCTTCACAGCCTATATATAACACAGCGTCCAGGGCACAGAGTTTAGTCTCTGTGTCGGTGTCATGAACTAGAGTGTAGCACCCGTGTTGCCATTTCCTCACTTCACAATGACAGCCTGGAGTATCTCCtaatacaataaaaacaaagatgAAAAAACAGGAGTTTCTTTTTCGTGATTTTCAACATTATGTGTCAGAGTCAAGGAAAGGTAGAGGTTTGATTATATAATGATTGGGGGGAAATGGGGTAGAAGAAGATTATATTGCCTATTTTACTATCACAGTGGACAATAATGTAAGCATATTTCTAGTAAGTCTAGTCAATATCATGTTCTTTAAATTAGAAATTcaacaaatacaatgtattgtaTAGCTTCATGTAAATGCATCTATATCGAACTTCTTGCAATATACACTGTTCCATAAACTTGTTTTTAGAATCATTCACCAACTGAATTACCAAAATATGTTATGTGAAAATACGTCTTGAAGCAACAACGTTGATTAGGAAATttttacacaaaaataaatctgtaacattttcacaaaaataaatgtaaCCAAACATTTTCTGATTTAACGTATACTAAAACCCAGGAGATTCACCCCTAGACACACATCAGGGCCTCAAGGTGCCTCCTCAACACCTGCCCCATTTTCTCCTGTTTTGTATATCATAGTTTTATTTTGCTTTTGACTCCTGCCATCATCAGTTCCATCTCCCCATGTGGAGAATTGGGCTATGGATAAATCTTCTCTGTTCTGTTCTGTCTTTCCTGGCATCTTCACCCCATGGCCAGAATCCCAGTTGTTTCCTTTCTCTTTCCACAGTTCTTCTCAATGTTTCCTTCTGTTTTGAACCGTTCATTATCAGCAGCTTGCTTTCTTTACCTTTTGGGTATCCAGTCTATGGCTGCTCCGGCATGGCTAATACTTCTCATTCTTAATACATGTCCTATCAATTTCCATCTCCTCGTTTTTATGATGTTACTAATCTCTTCCATGTTGGCCAATTTTCTCACTCATTTGTAGCCTGACTTCTGTATTCAATCCTAACTGTCTCCATTCATTAATTTATCTAACAGCCCAATCCCAAGACCACAGTAATGTAAGTGAGCTGGTCTAAGGATCTGATTTCATGAATTTGGTTGTCCGTGTCTGATCTTTGTCAATATTAGCTTACCCCTCAGTGTGTTATTCCCCTCTTCTTCCTCTCCCTCTGAATCGGAAACTTCTGCGAGATCGTGAAGTTTTAAACCAGTCAGTGATGACAACATTAAGAACATGGCATCTGATTGGAGGAAATTCAAACACTTCATGACATGGTCCGGTAACTCCTTCAGGTCAAGGCTCATGTAATTCCTTCAGAAAAAATGCACTACGAGATTCAATTCTTTTTCTAAGTACACACCTAATCAGCTGtgtaataatatattttattatatactttcaatttcatctcttcttttttctttaaaagtttgcgggcatatatcacatgatatatgcccggaaacattccggcccgcaaacaatACGTCataatcaaatttctacgccgttaattttcaaatttttcgtgtttttcatcttttactcagttaaaccgataaagttattgttaaaaataagattattgttactttctaaatgaaattgaaagtatataataaaaaggttatagactttgtatgggaaatatgacgacctcgtttttcgTCGcagacggacctcgcaagcttgGTCCGTCTACACGCcaaaaaaactcggtcgtcatattttccaatacaaagtctataacctataataatgcaaggaaaacaaaaatgttgCTTACAATATTGATATCATGCATATTTGTACGAAGACTAACATCAAAcatgggggaggggggctatAGGATGGAATAAATGCTTCAATTTACCTTTTATTTGGAGGTCCCTTGCTACGCCATTTAGTTTTGTCAATGCTTGAGAGCAGTGAGACCAGCTCATCATGGATATTCTCCTGTAATATCAGAGTTATAAACAGCTTCATACTCGAATTACAGCATTTGATGCGAAATGACGTCTGTAGTCAAAATTTAGTATTAAACAAAGGAAGTTATATCCCATCTAAATGATGACAAAAGCATGCAGATGTATGTTTAATTCTGCCAAGGCAAATTACTCAGTAATTCACATGCAAAATATGTTTCCTCTGTAGAGTTAGGAACAGATGATACACATTTCAGACATCTTTTCTAACTGTCTGCTGACAGGACTGACTATATGTTTAAATGTTGCCATAGACAGCCTTTAAAGGTATCAtcattaaatttcataaatgtCTGGCAATACTGAGATCAAATTAAAGCAATTAATTTTCTGCCAATAAACCGTGCTGACGTTTGAAGTCTATCATGCAATAACAGGATATGGCATACGTTGATAACTCTGGTAGAATGCAAATCAATTTAGTTccattagaaaaatatatacacagCGGTACATATATAAACTTGCTAATGTTACTGGTAGTGAATTGAATGTACTACCTGATGTTAGTGTTAGTGAACGGAACGTACTACCTGATGTTAGTGTTAGTGAACGGAACGTACTACCTGATGTTAGTGGTAGTGAACGGAACGTACTACCTGACTAGTACCTGTAAGAAATTGTTGAGTTCTATCTGGGACTCCTCCACAAACGTGTCTTTGATGGAGGCCTGGGTGACAGTATCCAGGTACTGCGGATTTATCCAGGAATAGAAATCCTCCTCCTACAAATCATTCTGTGCATGAGTGAAGGCAACAGTGACTAAACCTATCAAACATGTTAAGAACTCAACACACAGTCTTACTCCTAAAGAACATATTCAAACTACAATGCAGCCGTGTTAAAGAGTTAATAACCATTTTGTTCTACAGACACATAACTACACCATCAGCAAAGTCACTTGTTTATACCTCTATGGAGACTGGTGGACACGGGGCAGGGAGGGTCTCCACATGTGGTGTAGGTCTGTCCACCCTAGGACCATGGAACCATCCGCTGATTGACAGCCTGGTCTTGTCTTCTGTCAAAATCTCCTCCACCTAACACAACAAAGATGGGGAGAAATAGCTTCATTTCTTCACCGTGAGGTGTTCCATAGTTTGGGAATTAGCAAAAAACAGTctagaatttatttatttttttatgaatcCATTATTCCTCATAGTCTGCATTTATTTAAATGGTcttaaaagaaatattgtatCTTCTacaagtacagtgaaacctgtctaatctgctATGCACCGGGAGATAATTTGTTTTGTCGGAATACACAGTGTGTTGGAATATACAGTGTAAAaactatgaaaatatgaaattgagaatgAAGATAAGGGTCAGAATGCCCAGTGAAATGGATTGCACAGGTGTGACATTATGCAGTCTTCACTGAATGTACATTATATGTACTATCAATTTCACCTCAAAAAtctattttcaagattttcacaGACGATCATGTATATGCATCACAGTGAACGTATGAAATATTGCATTGCGTTTATAACACTGTAACATTTAGCTTTAAATGAAAGATGACTGATACCCTCAACTTTGGAAATGAGGTAGATGTTACTTCAACTCACCTGATGAAATGAGGCAGATGTTACTTCAACTCACCTGATGAAATGAGGCAGATGTTACTTCAACTCACCTGATGAAATGAGGCAGGGGTTACTTCAACTCACCTGATGAAATGAGGCAGATGTTACTTCAACTCACTGATGAAATGAGGCAGATGTTACTTCAACTCACCTGATGAAATGAGGCAGGGGTTACTTCAACTCACCTGATGAAATGAGGCAGGTGTTACTTCAACTCACCTGATGAAATGAGGCAGATGTTACTTCAACTCACCTGATGAAATGAGGTAGATGTTACTTCAACTCACCTGATGAAATGAGGTAGATGTTACTTCAACTCACCTGATGAAATGAGGCAGGGGTTActtcaaagaaaacaaaactgtTCCGGACAGGAATTatacttttcacaatttcatttgGCTCTCCATTTTCTGTAAGACAAAACACTTTAATCTACTTTCTGATCCCAGAGTCTCTCTTTTCTATGCTGTATTCCATTAGGCATTTAAAAAATCCCACATAAATGTGAAATACCATGCAGGGAGAACATCTGGAGACGGCCCCCATCCTCCTCTCTCCATGATGGTGGCACTAGGTAGTATATAAAGGCGACACGTCTGTCATCTAACTCATCATCGTGACAGGAcagcacatctgtaagaaagaGAACTACTTTTATTGTGTGATTCTAAA
This genomic window from Ostrea edulis chromosome 4, xbOstEdul1.1, whole genome shotgun sequence contains:
- the LOC125671756 gene encoding prolyl 3-hydroxylase OGFOD1-like isoform X2 — protein: MSGKRKSNKLEAVVTPKKTKIKGQCNVDTNKTFADKQALQKLRNFVQGDLENVDICDVGDIQAYKKPFFHCVMSNLVQSKEFIENLQDEILDLSFVEKNNDLYKFHQSTEDLKITKLPYLSALRDVIYDDIRGLIMEVTAVDLTTQVDMSCAIYKHTDVLSCHDDELDDRRVAFIYYLVPPSWREEDGGRLQMFSLHENGEPNEIVKSIIPVRNSFVFFEVTPASFHQVEEILTEDKTRLSISGWFHGPRVDRPTPHVETLPAPCPPVSIEEEDFYSWINPQYLDTVTQASIKDTFVEESQIELNNFLQENIHDELVSLLSSIDKTKWRSKGPPNKRNYMSLDLKELPDHVMKCLNFLQSDAMFLMLSSLTGLKLHDLAEVSDSEGEEEEGNNTLRDTPGCHCEVRKWQHGCYTLVHDTDTETKLCALDAVLYIGCEGWDTECGGITSYIAKGEDEELLSVCPSPNSLALVYRDTETLKFVKHINSRVKDTPNRGFIDIACVYYE
- the LOC125671756 gene encoding prolyl 3-hydroxylase OGFOD1-like isoform X3 gives rise to the protein MTSPRPAARQNSLGDVGDIQAYKKPFFHCVMSNLVQSKEFIENLQDEILDLSFVEKNNDLYKFHQSTEDLKITKLPYLSALRDVIYDDIRGLIMEVTAVDLTTQVDMSCAIYKHTDVLSCHDDELDDRRVAFIYYLVPPSWREEDGGRLQMFSLHENGEPNEIVKSIIPVRNSFVFFEVTPASFHQVEEILTEDKTRLSISGWFHGPRVDRPTPHVETLPAPCPPVSIEEEDFYSWINPQYLDTVTQASIKDTFVEESQIELNNFLQENIHDELVSLLSSIDKTKWRSKGPPNKRNYMSLDLKELPDHVMKCLNFLQSDAMFLMLSSLTGLKLHDLAEVSDSEGEEEEGNNTLRGDTPGCHCEVRKWQHGCYTLVHDTDTETKLCALDAVLYIGCEGWDTECGGITSYIAKGEDEELLSVCPSPNSLALVYRDTETLKFVKHINSRVKDTPNRGFIDIACVYYE
- the LOC125671756 gene encoding prolyl 3-hydroxylase OGFOD1-like isoform X1 encodes the protein MSGKRKSNKLEAVVTPKKTKIKGQCNVDTNKTFADKQALQKLRNFVQGDLENVDICDVGDIQAYKKPFFHCVMSNLVQSKEFIENLQDEILDLSFVEKNNDLYKFHQSTEDLKITKLPYLSALRDVIYDDIRGLIMEVTAVDLTTQVDMSCAIYKHTDVLSCHDDELDDRRVAFIYYLVPPSWREEDGGRLQMFSLHENGEPNEIVKSIIPVRNSFVFFEVTPASFHQVEEILTEDKTRLSISGWFHGPRVDRPTPHVETLPAPCPPVSIEEEDFYSWINPQYLDTVTQASIKDTFVEESQIELNNFLQENIHDELVSLLSSIDKTKWRSKGPPNKRNYMSLDLKELPDHVMKCLNFLQSDAMFLMLSSLTGLKLHDLAEVSDSEGEEEEGNNTLRGDTPGCHCEVRKWQHGCYTLVHDTDTETKLCALDAVLYIGCEGWDTECGGITSYIAKGEDEELLSVCPSPNSLALVYRDTETLKFVKHINSRVKDTPNRGFIDIACVYYE